A genomic segment from Verrucomicrobiaceae bacterium encodes:
- a CDS encoding G protein-coupled receptor LGR4, with protein MKLPLTIILCLASSAFALDPHVEAVTRIVEGAKGKVEKTEDGQSLKLVDLAVPNTGPHDHRKNDPYDAAFFEHLGHISTLESLNVISTKFNDEWMPHIAKLTNLKTLRFTNNGPLTDAGMEQLAGLKNLEAFSFVGTKITGKAYAKFDGFTKLVKVSHRGSSINDEGLKELCDHLPNLESISLAHAKFTDAGAPHLAKLTKLKGFEIGTSNATPQALVHLAKLPLESLQLGEGFASVDCIPLIKCITTLRRLTLTEASKLTDAELKVVAGLTQLEHLELGKVPFPDARLSVLADFAFLKSMRLAPGKEPYSDETQAKIKALLPKTALTFK; from the coding sequence ATGAAACTACCACTCACCATCATCCTTTGCCTTGCCAGTTCAGCCTTTGCGCTCGATCCGCATGTCGAAGCGGTCACACGCATCGTGGAAGGGGCTAAGGGCAAGGTTGAGAAGACGGAAGATGGTCAGAGCCTCAAGCTGGTCGATCTGGCCGTGCCGAATACGGGGCCGCATGATCACCGCAAGAATGATCCGTATGACGCGGCCTTCTTTGAGCATCTGGGACACATCAGCACACTGGAGTCGCTGAATGTCATCTCCACCAAGTTCAATGACGAGTGGATGCCGCACATCGCCAAGCTGACCAACCTCAAAACTCTGCGCTTCACCAACAACGGCCCGCTGACCGATGCTGGCATGGAGCAGCTCGCCGGTCTCAAGAACCTCGAAGCCTTCTCATTCGTCGGCACCAAGATCACCGGCAAGGCGTATGCGAAGTTCGACGGCTTCACCAAGCTGGTAAAAGTCAGCCATCGCGGCAGCAGCATCAATGATGAAGGCCTGAAGGAACTCTGCGATCACTTGCCCAATCTAGAAAGCATCAGCCTCGCTCACGCCAAGTTCACCGACGCTGGCGCTCCCCATCTCGCCAAGCTCACCAAGCTCAAAGGCTTCGAAATCGGCACCTCCAACGCCACGCCACAGGCGCTGGTTCATCTCGCCAAGCTCCCACTGGAGTCGCTGCAACTTGGCGAAGGCTTTGCTTCCGTTGATTGCATCCCTTTGATCAAATGCATCACCACCCTGCGCCGCCTGACACTGACTGAGGCCTCAAAACTAACCGATGCCGAACTCAAAGTCGTCGCTGGCCTCACGCAGTTGGAGCATCTCGAACTCGGCAAAGTCCCCTTCCCTGATGCACGTCTGTCTGTGCTAGCAGACTTCGCTTTCCTCAAATCCATGCGCCTCGCACCAGGCAAGGAGCCTTATAGCGACGAAACTCAGGCAAAGATCAAAGCGCTGCTGCCAAAGACGGCTCTCACCTTCAAGTGA
- a CDS encoding Gfo/Idh/MocA family oxidoreductase, with translation MKKHLRPTPSRRDFIATGAAVLGFNIIPRHVLGAPGVPAPSEKLNIGSVGIGGQGGGVTRDLASFANVHIAALCDVEQKHEATMAKLYPGRPFYRDYREMLAAEKGLDAVMVGTPDHWHAPISLAAMKLGKHVYCEKPLAHTIEETRLMAKVAAEMKVVTQMGNTGHASEGLRLTKEWIDAGAIGGIKEVHVWSDRPGKFWDSQGRPRPTEKVAVPESLDWNQWQGAAPEHDYHPLYVPRKWRGWFDYGCGALGDMMVHNADPAWYALDLGAPTAVEAECSETNVDSFPVWSIVTWHFAAKGNRGPIKLTWYDGGKQPAPPPGFDPARKIGDNGILFLGEQGSIIAPGWSGTPRIVPESQMQSFKLPPKTIARSPGHREEWVAACLAGKPEDAQANFAYAAPYTEALLTGVLPIRLGKRIEWDSAAMKATNAPEADALIRKTYCKGFELPA, from the coding sequence ATGAAAAAACACCTCAGACCCACACCCTCACGCCGTGACTTCATCGCGACTGGCGCAGCCGTTTTGGGCTTCAATATCATCCCGCGTCATGTTCTCGGGGCTCCAGGTGTGCCCGCGCCTTCTGAAAAGCTGAATATCGGCAGCGTGGGCATCGGAGGACAAGGTGGCGGCGTCACGCGTGATCTCGCTAGTTTTGCCAATGTGCACATCGCCGCGCTTTGTGACGTGGAGCAGAAACATGAGGCCACCATGGCCAAGCTCTACCCAGGACGCCCATTTTACAGAGACTATCGCGAGATGCTGGCTGCGGAAAAAGGCCTCGATGCCGTGATGGTCGGCACGCCAGATCATTGGCACGCGCCCATCTCTCTCGCCGCGATGAAGCTCGGGAAACACGTCTATTGCGAGAAGCCGCTGGCACACACCATCGAGGAAACACGCCTCATGGCGAAAGTAGCCGCCGAGATGAAGGTGGTCACACAGATGGGCAATACCGGTCATGCCAGCGAGGGGCTCCGCCTCACGAAGGAATGGATCGACGCAGGTGCCATCGGCGGCATCAAGGAAGTGCATGTGTGGTCTGATCGACCTGGAAAGTTCTGGGACTCACAAGGCAGACCACGCCCCACCGAAAAAGTCGCCGTCCCTGAGTCACTCGACTGGAATCAATGGCAGGGAGCTGCCCCGGAGCATGACTATCATCCACTCTATGTGCCACGGAAGTGGCGCGGATGGTTCGACTACGGTTGCGGAGCGCTAGGGGATATGATGGTGCACAATGCCGACCCTGCATGGTATGCGCTCGATCTCGGCGCTCCGACAGCGGTAGAGGCAGAGTGCTCAGAGACCAATGTGGACTCTTTCCCTGTGTGGAGCATCGTGACGTGGCACTTCGCCGCCAAAGGCAACCGCGGCCCCATCAAGCTCACTTGGTATGATGGCGGCAAGCAGCCCGCGCCACCACCTGGATTCGATCCCGCACGCAAAATCGGCGATAATGGCATCCTCTTCCTCGGAGAGCAGGGCTCCATCATCGCTCCTGGATGGTCTGGCACACCACGCATCGTCCCAGAAAGCCAGATGCAGAGCTTCAAGCTGCCACCCAAGACCATTGCCCGGAGCCCTGGGCACCGTGAAGAATGGGTCGCTGCCTGCCTCGCGGGCAAACCGGAGGATGCCCAGGCCAACTTCGCCTACGCCGCCCCCTACACCGAAGCCCTGCTCACGGGCGTGCTCCCCATCCGACTCGGTAAACGCATCGAATGGGACAGCGCCGCGATGAAAGCCACCAACGCCCCCGAAGCGGATGCACTGATTCGCAAAACCTACTGCAAGGGCTTTGAGCTACCCGCTTAA